One Qipengyuania gaetbuli genomic region harbors:
- the yajC gene encoding preprotein translocase subunit YajC, with the protein MIDLLAAAGSAAAQPPVWLQILPWVAIFAVFWFLMIRPQMRQQKAHQEKIAGLKRGDEVVTAGGLVGRITKVEDQFVEVELAKGMKVRAVRNTIGEVLSGTATKPAND; encoded by the coding sequence ATGATCGACCTTCTCGCCGCAGCCGGCTCCGCCGCAGCCCAGCCGCCCGTGTGGCTCCAGATCCTTCCGTGGGTGGCGATCTTCGCCGTCTTCTGGTTCCTGATGATCCGCCCGCAGATGCGCCAGCAGAAGGCGCACCAGGAAAAGATCGCCGGACTGAAGCGTGGTGACGAAGTGGTGACCGCTGGCGGCCTCGTGGGTCGCATCACCAAGGTGGAAGACCAGTTCGTCGAAGTCGAACTCGCCAAGGGCATGAAGGTCCGCGCGGTCCGCAACACCATCGGCGAAGTGCTTTCGGGCACTGCGAC
- a CDS encoding holin family protein, producing MALIESLIGPIALIIDKIIPDRQARAKAKLELLALEGTHELKSIEARLSAIVAEANSADPWTSRARPSFLYVMYAIILFAIPMGVLAAFSPQAAGDIGDGITRYLRGLPDELYALFGTGYLGYTAARQWGKAKGVER from the coding sequence ATGGCACTTATCGAATCACTTATCGGCCCCATCGCCTTGATCATCGACAAGATCATCCCCGACAGGCAAGCCCGCGCAAAGGCGAAGCTGGAACTGCTCGCGCTGGAAGGCACGCATGAACTCAAGTCCATTGAAGCCCGCCTTTCCGCCATCGTCGCCGAGGCCAACTCGGCCGATCCGTGGACCAGCCGCGCGCGGCCCAGCTTCCTCTACGTGATGTATGCGATCATCCTGTTCGCCATCCCGATGGGGGTGCTGGCAGCCTTCTCGCCGCAGGCGGCAGGCGACATCGGCGACGGCATCACGCGTTATCTTCGCGGACTGCCGGACGAGCTCTACGCGCTCTTCGGCACCGGCTATCTCGGCTACACCGCGGCACGCCAGTGGGGGAAGGCCAAGGGCGTGGAACGGTAA
- a CDS encoding type II 3-dehydroquinate dehydratase, with translation MTDTVFVLNGPNLNLLGTREPETYGSDTLADIEASLVEQARGLGVAVDFRQTNHEGVLVDWLHEARASGAKAVLLNAGAYTHTSIALLDAIRAIGVPVIEVHLSDPAQREAFRHVSYVGMAAADEVKGLGARSYAVALDKAAAL, from the coding sequence ATGACCGACACCGTCTTCGTCCTCAACGGCCCCAATCTCAACCTCCTCGGCACGCGCGAGCCGGAGACCTACGGCTCCGACACGCTGGCCGATATCGAGGCGAGCCTCGTCGAACAGGCACGCGGACTTGGGGTGGCAGTCGACTTCCGCCAGACCAATCACGAAGGCGTGCTGGTCGACTGGCTTCATGAAGCGCGGGCCAGCGGCGCGAAGGCGGTACTGCTCAACGCCGGCGCCTATACCCACACCTCGATTGCCCTCCTCGATGCGATCCGCGCAATCGGGGTGCCGGTAATCGAGGTTCACCTGTCCGATCCCGCCCAGCGCGAGGCTTTCCGGCACGTTTCCTACGTGGGGATGGCCGCTGCCGACGAGGTGAAAGGGCTGGGTGCG